The DNA window cgataaaaagagaCTTGATTCCGAATGATCGTCCTTATCGCGAAAGCAATATCGTATCGATAATCGGATTTCGTGACTGCACCACGCGTCCATTGTGCGTGAACCtgcatcatcttcttctttttcttttttctttttttttccccctttttttcgttctttttcattctccctctctctctctctctctctctctcttcctcgtgTTTTTCGCAGCGGCAACCGGTTCGGTATAGAAtgaaaaggatagaagaaagaaCTAGTGGACAGAACGTTGCACGCTCTCGTTATAGATCCCTCGTAAAGATTGCTTGGATCCAATGGGGATTTCTCGTAGGGGCAGGTGCTCCTCTCGGAGTCTCCGTTGCTCTTTGACGAGAATTatgctcttcttctttttctttttcttcttcttcttctttctcttcttttacctTCATCTcttccaccacctcctcctcctcctcctcctcttcctcctcctttttctctttctcttccttctccttctatctttcgttcctcttttatttttctcttcctttcttctcattcttcttctcatacctccatcaccactaccatcaccatcatcatcaccaccaccaccatcaccatcaccatcaccatcatcgtCGTTCGATGAGAGAAGCTCGAGAAAGTGTTCTCGCTTCGTTGCGGTTAATCCCTCGCAGAACGAAAATTGCGACCATCACGCACGACGGCTCAGCGCGTACATAAGCTTCTTGCGGTAGGTCCGTTGAAAGCTCCTAGCCAATGAAACAGCCTCTCTTCGTCGTTAATTATAGCCCCACAAACAAACACGAACCTTCTCCCCTTTATAATCTTCCGAGTATACTTACGCTAACACCAAATTCGTTTAATCGACGATTTTTTtccgctttttttttatcttcttttttcttttcttttcttttcttttctttctctctctctctctctctctctcttttgtttttttttttgtcggaACAACTCCAATCTCCTTAAGgagattatctttttattttttcttctttatattcgCAATACAAGATTCGATATATCAGTATGCAATTGTTACGATTAATACAATTTAGATCGGGATATTACAATTGTGTTTTtcaagagagaatagaaaacaTTGTATAGCgctaagaaaaattttttttccttgcaaTTTTTAGAACAGTAGATGGATAATAGCGCGcgtgagagaaggagggaaggaTTTATTTATACCCTaagcattattttttatcaaacgttaattaataatcgttctCTCTGTCGATTAAAGAACATTGCCGCGGTATGCGATATTTCtatcttaaattttttatctgaTCTACATTCGTTAATAATCGTAACGATATTCCatgtgaaaaatttttctatgcGAGTCAAGGCCAtcgtttcttcgttcctttcttttcttttttccttttttctttctttttctttttttctgtttttcttttttttttttatttccaaaaatattttacatatcgtTGCCAATCAATGTTTGATTgcgaaacgataaaatatgttaaaacaTGTTTCTTCCGTCGAACGATCAGATTATAATGCGGTATCGGATTTGgctggagaaaaaaaaagaaaaaaaaacacacacacacatcagATTCCTATGGTtgattcgttcattcgttcgttcgatcgcaATAGATACTGTGGAACATTCGACGCGACTTTTCAGGTTCGAAGCTGCGAAAAGAACGTCCGTACATTCGACTAATCCTTTCCCTGCTTTTAAATGCGAGTTAATCCGcgtactattattttatttttattttttgctagtttttatttttctttttcctctctctctttcttttttcttttttttttttttttaatagtcgTTCTttgttttcgtcttttttttttcttttctctttttttttttttccttttttttcttttttgttattcgaaCAAAACACTGTTATCGTATCCGTCACGCTTCGGCAAATATTACAACGTTGATACTACTTcgctactttctctctttctctctctttctttctctctttctctctgtctgtgtgtctctttttttcgacAACCTACACGCAAACGTACCGAGAGAagcatttatttaaacgatgGAATTGAAATTCACGTTATCTCGATATATCGTACCGTGTCATTGCAAACGACGTACGTTATGTACGTTCAACGAGTAAACAAAATCCGGATCGTTCTACTTCGAGAGCCATAACgccgataattttcatttgaaatgtCAATAGATACATTCCCAAGGGGTGAGGAAAGCGAGAGGGTTCATAACATGTTTCGTTTGTACGTTCGTCCATAGAAACCCCAACGAAATTTTGATGGAATATCCATTatataggaaaataaaaataggatcGATAACATTCGATATCCATGCttattacacacatacacacacattatatatacatatatatatatatatatatatatatatatatatatatatatatttatctgtaaTTCTTTCCATAATTCTTTCATCGTACAGATAAAAGATACTACACGTTATCTTCAAAATGTTTAAACTAATTctatctttgtttctctctctctctctctctctaattctctctcttgccACCCGTTGGAGGTCGATTTCTTCGTATTATTCGACCACCGACGCCTTGTAACTCTCCCTTAATTGCTCAGCGAGATAACGCTTGCCTCCTGGCTAATTGCAAATAGACGAAGTAACTGCATAATACTTGGTTTGTTACGATCTCTCTGTTGTAAGAGAACAAGTTATCGCACTGATTTCCGGCGATGTAGGCACTCAGGCGTTAATTTAGAATGACCATCCTAAGATCTCATACCGTTAGCATCTCTTTTATTGCGATCACCTTACTTCCTGGCACGTGCCAAGGATTACTTAGGGCATAAGTGAGTTAATAATGTGTAAGTGCTGAGTcacattatctctctctctctctctctctctcttgcacgATCTCTGTTccgaaaggaaagataaatagaaaggaaagagagaaagagaaaaaaaaatattatttctcacCCTTCCTTTATATTTACCAAGGTTTATGCGAGGCAGGTGTGCTTGCCGTAATCGCACGAAAAAGCTTCGAGAAACATAACAGACCATTTTTTACGTAAATAACCATGTTAAGAAAATATCGGTCGAAATTCTTATTTCTCAACCGAGCATGCGAATTATTGTAGTGACTtagaatacatatacatatctaccttcatttttcttctgatACAGTGGATTTTGTAAGACAATGTTTCTGAAGGGTCATCGGGggtcatcttcttcttttttttttttttcttttcttttctttttctttttataggtTATTCGTATGAAACTATTCACTTTCAATAATTACgcgtttataataatcacgtgtatttaattatatattgtatataggtaatattttgatttattttttcgagggagataaaaagagaaaagagaaaaaaaataaaggtaaaGTATTCTGATACGTGACGAATAATATCCCGACGGATAATATCGCGGATAAAAATGCGGCGCGAAGTAAATGTTCACCACCGTCGGTATGATCGTTCTCGTAACGATACGTAGCGTAATCTACAGGATTTTCTTTGAACTTCGAAGTGTATTAAAAGACGATGATTTTACCGATTTTCATTTCGTACCGTCAACGAAGTTATTTTTCCActgtttaaagaaaaaaagtgaccaaggaagaaataatattacgaataataatatcgacaatatgtCTGGTTACACTGGACAAGAAAATTATTGGGCTCAACCGAATCAGAATTCATATAAGTACGAATCATTTGATTTCGAACAACCTAACCAACAATTTGAGTTTCAAACGTACGGTGATCAACAATCAGAATATAATGCTTATTCGCCTAAAAGTTATTTAGATCCAACACAAGCTTCTTATGGCGGTGAAATGTATTCGCAGGATGATTTTACAAAAGgtataatatattcgataagaaaattgtttattttcaaaaggGGAATATTGAACAGATTGCAATCGTAGGTGACCATGGTTTTGGAGACGAAGAAGTAGAACCACCATTGTTAGAAGAACTTGGCATTGATCCTGATAGGATTGTACAAAAAACATTGGCCGTATTAAATCCTTTTCATAGGAGAGGACAAATAGACGATGCCAATTATCTTCTTCAGGATTCGGATTTGGCTGGCCCAGTTACATTTTGTTTAGCTCTCGctgcatttcttcttttagctGGTTCTAAAGCACATTTTGGTTATGTATATGGTTTAGCAACAATTTCATGTCTATTGATGTACATTCTTCTATCTTTAATGAGTAGCACcgataatattactttattgtCAGTGGCATCCGTATTAGGCTATTGTTTACTACCTGTTGTAGCACTTTCAGCAGTTAGTATTTTTACCACGCTTCGTGGTACCATTGGTTTAGCCATTGCAGCAATGGCTGTAGCTTGGGCAACTTTGTCAGCTTCTAGACTATTATCTACTATGTCCGGAGAAAACAATCAACGTCCTCTGATAGCTTATCCGTGTTTCTTGCTTTATGGGGTATTCACTTTAATtgtcattttttaaatgattaacaAACGAAAAGGTATTATTATGTAACAATTATATACCCACCCTTTTTACatgtaaacaaataaaaagttccaatattttttattgcaaatCTAATGTACTCCCATTTGCAATaacttctttttaaaaagaaaaacgaacctTTACAAAGATAGATCAAAAGTgtataattctattaaaattaataagatattcaaacataacgttatattttaaaaacagctacttttttttttttttttctttttttttttttttttttttataccgaGTTatgtaaaacaataaaatgtatgtaataaGATATCTTCatcaaattattcattataatttgtaaataaatttctttctatatatcatTTCTTGTACGATTTtcaattgttataaaataaaaaaatgatattactatatttcttaaatatttttgattttttttaaaatctcAGAACTAGTATTATCTGTAAGAAGTGCTTAACATCGAGGTTCCGTAGTGTAGCGGTTATCACGTCTGCTTTACACGCAGAAGGTCGCCAGTTCGATCCCGGCCGGAaccaaaatattaattttgcatgtgaaatttttgataaaatattttccatgtagagttcgttgaaattaatatacacgatataatttataataagacACATGAGCAAAATTTTTTtcgcattaattattttataattattaatacaattacgtgtttttttttttttttttacataggtCTGCCATCAGATCCAGCACAAGTACAACAGCCCATTTTAGTTTGCACAGCCCACATTCATTGGGATCCTGAATTTTGTGATGTTAAATTGATACAAACGATGATGCTTAGTAATGAATTACGTTCCATTTTGGACCAAGCTGGTCAGTCTTTCCGACCTGGTCATAAGCCTGACTCTTCCAACGTGCAGCTTCTACTTTGTGGTGACTTTAATTCTCTACCTGATTCAGgtaaaattacaatttaatattattcatagaaaaaaaaaaaaaaaaaaaaaaaaaagaaaaagaaaaaaatgatattaaattattgcaAATAAATCATTCGTATCTATTGAAAAATAGGTGTCATTGAATTTCTTACGTCGGGACGTGTTGCGGCCGATCATCGCGATTTTAAGGACTTAGCTTATAAATCATGCTTACAAAAGATATCTGGTTGCGATAAACCTAATGAATTTACACATTCTTTCAAACTTGCATCCGCCTACAGTGAAGATATTATGCCTTATACTAATTACACGTAAGTTGCATATCTtcgtaaattatttgaaataaaattcattgttattcgttttaatttttatcgatttattaagaaaaaaaaaaaaagaacaaaaaaaaacaaaaaaaaaaaacaaaatttctctctttgcaGGTTTGATTTTAAAGGCATAATAGATTACATTTTCTATTCGAAACAAAGTATGGTACCATTGGGACTTTTAGGACCGTTAAGCGCTGATTGGTTTAGAGAACATAAAGTGGTAGGTTGTCCGCATCCGCACGTACCATCTGGTAAGGATTTACTTAATCgtttaattcatattatagttattgtttaaAAGATCCTTAACAatgtaacaattattatttttgcagACCACTTTCCATTGTTAGTAGAACTAGAAATGACACCAACAGTAGGAACAAGCAACGGTTTGATCTCACGCAGGTAGCAGCCGCTGCGATCTAGAcccaaataataaaaagggaatgatatacaataataaaaatgaaatcctTATCACTCCTTCTCTTACTTCAGGCTCTAGCAATATCACTCGCAGTCGACTACTATTCTAATAGCGAATATTACGAATACTCCACATTGCCGCACATTCAACATGCTGACAGACATATTGATGAATAATTCTAATGACCAGGTGAAGGGAGTCGTGTTGTAATGCGTTTAGCCCATGTATAGTGTATTGCATTTTTAAGAACTAACTTCCCATATTAAGAGTACCATAAACTCTCTATTACCATCATAATATGTAGATACACCTATTTTCCTACAAAAATGATATTCCGATCAAGCCTCTGTGATATCTCGTCATAAACAATTGGAACAATTTCACATATTTATTAACTAACAAACTAGTATCTACTAGAAAAATCCTAATCTCTTCCTAAATGTCATTACAACATTCTCCAAGCCAACTTTTGATAAGAATGCTGCCATCCAATGacaaattgtatttttaaacaaaagaaaacaaaaaaaatatgaaaacatACACGCTATACTGGGCTGTGCGAAGTGATCGGAGTTGacttaacaattttaatcAAGTACAAATCTGTTCTTATTGGCCACgtatattgataatgataatattatataaggaAATATAGATGATATTTGTAGCAAATGTAATTGTAAGTATGGTAAAATGTAACGATGTTCGTCTATCATAGTAATATTGAGATATATCAGTTGACATTCATCATTAGGTATGTTCAGttccaattattaatatatatcacaTCCAATTTACTACTTGATAGTTCAGTTGTAAagtagataaatattataggtATCGAATACCTGAAATCTTCGCGTTATCTACAACTGCATTTCTTTCgtcagaaatatatattatttgacgATACCTTTGATGCTgtgtattatcattaaaagcagtaaaaaaaattcacaattgttatattaaatatcttaagaagaaatatatatatatatatgtgtgtatgtgtatatatatatatatatatatatatatatatatatatagcgaaaataaattgtttgtaTGAGTGCAATGATTACGATGGTTACCATATGTAAAATTTGTAAACACACAACTGAATTATGCAAGTAGTCGAACATTTATTTGTCAAAGACGTATGTGTAGTAAATGTTGTATAAAGTAGATTATTATCTTATAGTTTTAATTACCGATCGTAGAAATGGCATTCAGAACTGTACATTGATTCATCCACAATACATTTTCATGTGACAGATACGTGGTCCTTGAAAAACAAATGTATTAAACTTTATATAGCTTAATAACTTCGGGCCTAATGTAAAACATTAATACTGTTTTCTTGCAATACATTTAACATCAAACATTTCAATCGCAACAAATACATAATCGtcatatcgttttaattaatagtaaaggaaaaaaaaaaaagaaaaaaaaaaaaagaaagataaaacataTGAGAacatatatcatttcttttacctttaCGATAACGGTGACGAAGAATTTCCAACTgaagtttattttttcatattaaaatttatttataaagaataaatggTAGATCCTTGAACTAATTTATAAAACAACATGTTTAAAACAACATCAATGGTTTTGTGGCAATTGAatgtttcattataataaatataggtGAATCCTATATagcataatatattattgtaagaATATTTGTTGTTAAAAAACTCACGTTAGTTTTATGAATGTTTTGTCATCGAGAacgtatttaatttaattattacgaaacCAAAAGATTTCATGAAATCATCACGAATGCTAATCAACtgcaatatattaaaaaaaaaaaataataaaaataaaaaaaaaaaaaataaaaaaaaacatacaaaCAAACATCTCTCTTACGGACGAATAGattatgttataataaagaaatttatatatcagcATTTAAAATACTAGgtatttataaaactttttaaatatactttcTTGCTAAGTGTGTCTTATATATGCTAAACTATGAGTCTATGAGTCTATGAGTAATCTGCTAGTATTTCATTActtagaatataaatatataaatggttAAGTTTAGaccaatataattattacatgcAATTGTAAAGCAATGTGAATCAGTTAAATTTATGTTCACTTAAAAGAAGTATGAACAATATGTCGTTGCACTTTCAACAGCACCTAGTAAgccttattattttaataaatatacaagaaACGCTATTAGATAACGATCGTGCTCTTATGCATTTGGCTTACAATAAGACTATAACAATGAAGTACTAACGATTACCATACAATTAGCTTTGAGTACTGGGAAGCTCTGAAGAATCGATAATTAACTTATAAATCGTGATAGCCATTTCGTATCACGATGCCTGTAGCTTAAATGATGTATACATTAAGTAAGTTACTTGTATCACTTACATCAATATTATGTGCAATgttcattgataatatatttttattattctttattcttcgatatatagatttttccGAGATcagtattaaattatatatctgaTACAATTTatgtgaataattattaacaaaaaaaaaacattgtaaAGAATCTAAAAGCTTTGTGTATTAATTTATGCATAATATTGATCTTACAGTGATACCATGTCTTACTAcccatatctctctctctctctctctctctctcacacacacacacacacacatacacacactcacacagacactttttttcaattataaagtgttaaaaaaatatatacaaaaatcttaagtaattttaagaaatttttctgtcaattgttatttttaagaattatttccaaatgctttcatttttatatcatagtTGTTCAAATTTTCACCaactgtaaaaagaaaaagtttgatAAATCCTTTAACATGAGAAcacaatgttttattttaattgaaaataaatttattttcagtcttcaaagtaaaatgtaagatatcttttattgtaaagtaattaatatattcaacAGAGCTGATGTCACAttgttcttatatttctttgtaataatagaaattaatataaattgagTCAAATAGTTgctaaatttttttcaataaatatttataattattttttagaaatagAGGAGTTAATGTTGTATAAGATaactatcttttattttccgtacgatattatataattatagaaataattaataaatagaaataaatttgaaggATCTATCAAACTTTTCAGAAACAaagtttcatttataaaagaaacaaaaattcatcatattttataatatgaatatatatgtgtatatatatatatatatatatatatatatatatatatacacatacacacatatacatatctagaTAGTTTTTGCCTTTATTAGAACAATGAGTACCTTTAagagtattttattttcaatttat is part of the Vespa crabro chromosome 8, iyVesCrab1.2, whole genome shotgun sequence genome and encodes:
- the LOC124426330 gene encoding protein YIPF5, producing MSGYTGQENYWAQPNQNSYKYESFDFEQPNQQFEFQTYGDQQSEYNAYSPKSYLDPTQASYGGEMYSQDDFTKGDHGFGDEEVEPPLLEELGIDPDRIVQKTLAVLNPFHRRGQIDDANYLLQDSDLAGPVTFCLALAAFLLLAGSKAHFGYVYGLATISCLLMYILLSLMSSTDNITLLSVASVLGYCLLPVVALSAVSIFTTLRGTIGLAIAAMAVAWATLSASRLLSTMSGENNQRPLIAYPCFLLYGVFTLIVIF
- the LOC124426329 gene encoding CCR4-NOT transcription complex subunit 6-like isoform X2; amino-acid sequence: MKKLRPICRTDPVEEVTANHPPQRPWIPLTRPNRTRPTCIFTVMCYNVLCDKYATRQMYGYCPSWALDWEYRKKGILDEIRHYAADIISLQEVETDQFYNFFLPELKHDGYDGIFSPKSRAKTMAENDRKYVDGCAIFYRTAKFTLIKEHLVEFNQLAMANAEGSDNMLNRVMPKDNIGLAALLRTKEAAWDNGLPSDPAQVQQPILVCTAHIHWDPEFCDVKLIQTMMLSNELRSILDQAGQSFRPGHKPDSSNVQLLLCGDFNSLPDSGVIEFLTSGRVAADHRDFKDLAYKSCLQKISGCDKPNEFTHSFKLASAYSEDIMPYTNYTFDFKGIIDYIFYSKQSMVPLGLLGPLSADWFREHKVVGCPHPHVPSDHFPLLVELEMTPTVGTSNGLISRRL